The following coding sequences lie in one Heyndrickxia oleronia genomic window:
- a CDS encoding DUF5359 family protein, giving the protein MKLIERWMVKLIIFHFILLLLIQGVLHSLHFFQDYQKITFYEGVNKMNETPIIETWKNHH; this is encoded by the coding sequence ATGAAATTAATAGAAAGATGGATGGTAAAATTAATAATTTTTCACTTTATATTATTACTATTGATTCAAGGGGTTCTTCACTCACTTCATTTTTTTCAAGATTATCAAAAAATCACCTTTTATGAAGGGGTTAATAAAATGAATGAAACTCCTATAATAGAAACATGGAAGAATCATCATTAA
- a CDS encoding flagellar brake protein, producing the protein MLNIGMNLTLESLESNNPDKYKCKIADIENNNLYIDYPISLTTNRTAFLVNDLHLNCIFSTEDNGTYLFRTKVIGKVKKNIPLIILHIPPVEEFKKIQRRQYVRVETAVDISLYLQNSKERFTTITEDISAGGCAVLLPKNIQMHPLETGDATIVLPMQNGDYQYINTPIKLIRNWEDAGKNIASIEFIDLDEKDTQSLFRFCFERQLELRKKGLLT; encoded by the coding sequence ATGTTAAATATTGGAATGAACTTAACTCTTGAATCTTTGGAAAGTAATAATCCTGATAAATATAAATGCAAAATTGCTGATATTGAAAATAATAATTTATATATCGATTATCCCATTAGTTTAACGACTAATCGTACTGCTTTTCTTGTGAATGATTTACATTTAAATTGTATTTTTTCTACAGAAGATAATGGAACTTATCTCTTTCGTACAAAAGTTATAGGCAAAGTCAAAAAAAATATCCCCTTGATTATTTTACATATCCCACCAGTTGAGGAGTTTAAGAAGATACAACGTAGACAGTACGTAAGGGTTGAAACAGCGGTTGATATATCCTTGTATTTACAAAATTCTAAAGAAAGATTCACGACAATTACTGAGGATATAAGTGCAGGAGGATGTGCCGTTCTTTTACCAAAAAATATACAGATGCACCCATTAGAAACGGGTGATGCTACCATCGTACTTCCAATGCAAAACGGAGATTATCAGTATATTAATACACCAATTAAACTTATAAGAAATTGGGAGGATGCAGGTAAGAACATTGCATCAATTGAATTCATTGATTTAGATGAGAAAGATACCCAATCACTTTTTCGCTTCTGTTTTGAAAGACAATTAGAGCTTCGAAAAAAAGGATTATTAACTTAA
- the cmk gene encoding (d)CMP kinase, whose protein sequence is MNQKIRIAIDGPAAAGKSTVAKIVAERLSYIYIDTGAMYRSLTLKALDNQISPNNESALADLLNVTMIELKPGIEGQLVYLDGVDVTKKIREASVTNNVSEVSKHRLVREEMVRRQQAFAKDGGVVMDGRDIGTHVIPNAELKIFLLASVEERALRRHTENLAKNYPSDLNQLQKEIELRDKLDSEREVSPLKKADDAIVIDTTSLTIQDVVNKIMNFANERIE, encoded by the coding sequence ATGAATCAAAAAATTCGTATTGCTATTGATGGTCCTGCTGCTGCAGGCAAAAGTACGGTTGCAAAAATTGTTGCCGAAAGACTATCTTATATCTATATAGATACGGGAGCAATGTATAGATCTTTAACATTAAAGGCTCTAGATAATCAGATATCTCCAAATAATGAATCAGCACTAGCAGACTTGCTGAATGTCACTATGATTGAACTAAAGCCAGGGATTGAAGGTCAGCTAGTCTATTTAGATGGAGTGGATGTAACTAAAAAAATCCGTGAAGCTTCGGTCACAAATAATGTATCGGAAGTATCTAAACACCGTCTAGTTCGTGAGGAAATGGTAAGAAGGCAACAAGCGTTTGCTAAAGACGGTGGAGTGGTCATGGATGGCCGGGATATTGGAACTCATGTAATCCCGAACGCTGAATTAAAAATCTTTTTACTTGCTAGCGTAGAAGAACGTGCCTTAAGAAGGCATACTGAAAATCTTGCGAAAAATTATCCATCTGATTTAAATCAGTTACAAAAAGAAATTGAATTAAGGGATAAGTTAGATTCAGAACGGGAAGTTTCACCATTAAAGAAGGCTGATGATGCTATAGTGATTGATACAACTTCATTAACTATTCAAGATGTTGTAAATAAAATAATGAATTTTGCTAATGAAAGGATCGAATAA